One part of the Haliotis asinina isolate JCU_RB_2024 chromosome 2, JCU_Hal_asi_v2, whole genome shotgun sequence genome encodes these proteins:
- the LOC137274753 gene encoding uncharacterized protein has product MSGRGLHIIASGKEGTSVRVSSGSPVNQIDEVITSNGFVQFLLDHSTYTIEIEDIPFPIRKNGIRVTATDPVVVFVYADDSDGYTAMARTNMTSYVTASTTASHQGEIGAKSYIAIAAFEEGTEVVVQLRNNEVAHEIQFGDEEYVDNDIISAIINTSDVMFIWCYNDLTGSQITADKPVSVFAGATCAQVPVGSSRCQAVAEQMIPNDLLHGDVLTFPVFDVPNNTLFRVVSEQSSTDVFLGSDFHELVHRGSFVPWERASPFGEVVSSNKPVINVQYQPDGGTVFWPLQTAMLPSSMFAATQKIFALRDVNTTLVVITSKSQKNMYEFVLDDQPVTQLTIVEIHSEYVALTMTLSPGIHTLTSLDSLEVGVYVYSYRTNAAFSFHGACTVEKLTEQSTIGWESSPQGGLTSSVVIIRSASSTPHSSTPVSTMPQLSTPVSTMPQSSTPVSTMLQSSTPVSTMPQSSIPVSTMPQSSIPVSTMPQSSTPVSTMLQSSTPVSTMPQSSTAPSTWTHSSTMVSPTLESSTQSSTVPEPSTLESSTQASTVPELSMLISATPQSSRQVSTMIEPPMPISAKPQPSTQVSTMVEPSTPVSTAPQSSTQVSTGVYLATPISPMSQTSNGVESTTVLSADTEVATDVAVNETSQQTTSITSTPSTTTSPCTAACHYICYSPTNATEMLQLIRNLTLLKRSLGSSIRKRISVHDDRPSAKGIGYTGVILMLVPICLLFLGDLNRFMRDIKGHMR; this is encoded by the exons ATGTCTGGGCGCGGACTTCACATCATTGCCAGTGGGAAAGAGGGAACTTCAGTCAGAGTCTCGTCTGGATCTCCAGTAAATCAAATTGATGAAGTAATCACGAGCAATGGTTTTGTCCAATTCTTGCTTGATCACTCAACATATACAATTGAAATTGAAGACATCCCATTTCCAATAAGGAAGAATGGCATCCGAGTAACAGCAACAGATCCCGTCGTGGTCTTCGTTTACGCAGATGACAGTGACGGCTACACCGCCATGGCACGGACAAACATGACGTCGTACGTAACGGCTTCCACTACCGCCTCCCATCAAGGTGAAATAGGTGCAAAGTCCTATATTGCAATTGCAGCATTTGAGGAAGGAACAGAAGTTGTGGTCCAGCTCAGAAATAACGAGGTCGCGCATGAAATCCAGTTTGGTGACGAGGAGTACGTGGATAATGATATCATAAGTGCCATCATAAATACttctgatgttatgtttatatggtGTTACAACGATCTGACAGGTTCTCAGATTACTGCTGATAAACCCGTGTCTGTGTTTGCGGGCGCTACGTGTGCGCAAGTGCCAGTAGGAAGCTCTAGATGCCAGGCAGTCGCCGAGCAGATGATTCCAAATGACTTGTTACATGGTGATGTTCTTACTTTCCCAGTGTTTGACGTCCCGAACAATACACTGTTCAGAGTTGTTTCAGAACAGAGTTCAACCGATGTATTTTTGGGATCTGATTTTCACGAACTTGTTCATCGAGGTTCCTTTGTACCATGGGAGCGTGCATCCCCCTTTGGAGAAGTGGTATCAAGCAACAAGCCAGTCATTAACGTACAATATCAACCCGATGGTGGTACCGTATTTTGGCCTCTTCAGACCGCCATGCTGCCTTCTAGTATGTTCGCAGCTACCCAGAAGATCTTTGCTTTACGGGATGTTAACACCACACTTGTCGTTATTACATCGAAATCGCAGAAAAACATGTATGAGTTTGTTTTGGATGACCAGCCAGTGACTCAGCTTACTATTGTTGAGATACACAGTGAATATGTTGCTTTGACGATGACTCTATCCCCAGGTATTCACACACTTAcgtcactggatagtctggagGTGGGTGTCTATGTCTATAGCTATAGGACAAATGCAGCCTTCAGTTTCCACGGAGCCTGTACTGTCGAAAAACTGACAG AACAATCCACCATCGGTTGGGAGTCATCGCCGCAAGGTGGTCTTACCTCATCTGTGGTCATCATTCGGTCAGCATCTTCAACACCCCATTCATCAACACCTGTGTCTACCATGCCCCAGTTATCAACACCTGTATCTACCATGCCCCAGTCATCAACACCTGTATCTACCATGCTCCAGTCATCAACACCTGTATCTACCATGCCTCAGTCATCAATACCTGTATCTACCATGCCCCAGTCATCAATACCTGTATCTACCATGCCCCAGTCATCAACACCTGTATCTACCATGCTCCAGTCATCAACACCGGTATCTACCATGCCCCAGTCATCAACGGCGCCATCTACATGGACCCATTCCTCAACAATGGTATCGCCAACACTCGAATCATCAACACAGTCATCTACTGTCCCCGAACCATCAACCCTTGAGTCATCAACACAGGCATCTACTGTCCCCGAACTATCAATGCTGATATCTGCAACACCCCAATCCTCAAGACAGGTATCTACCATGATCGAACCACCAATGCCGATATCTGCAAAACCCCAACCATCAACACAAGTATCTACCATGGTCGAACCGTCAACACCAGTATCTACAGCACCCCAGTCATCAACACAGGTATCGACCGGGGTCTACCTAGCAACGCCGATATCACCTATGTCCCAGACATCAAATGGAGTGGAGAGCACTACTGTTCTGTCTGCAGACACAGAGGTGGCAACTGATGTCGCAGTGAATGAAACCTCTCAGCAAACCACATCCATCACCTCGACACCGTCAACAACTACATCACCATGCACTGCCGCATGTCACTATATCTGTTATTCACCAACTAATGCCACTGAAATGTTGCAACTCATACGTAACCTGACTCTCCTCAAGCGTTCGTTGGGGTCTTCAATCCGGAAACGTATCAGTGTCCATGACGACAGACCGTCAGCAAAGGGGATTGGTTACACTGGAGTTATATTGATGCTTGTACCCATATGTTTGCTGTTCCTGGGCGACTTGAACAGGTTCATGCGAGACATCAAGGGCCACATGCGATGA